In a genomic window of Pseudomonas putida:
- a CDS encoding amidohydrolase family protein: MTFQYDAHAPFTKVDLLIEHGVVITVDDQRRVIEDGAVAVHGDRIVAVGRTYELRARFTAHKIIDARNKAVLPGLIDSHAHAGHAMLKTIGGGEGDAWMQACQTIYTSASGVEFWEVEAKLSALERLKCGTTTGVSLLGGGDSIMRVDDPVYAQRHARAVADIGTRSVVAVGPSRPPAPRTYLDWSSEPPIRRDVSFETMFEVCEEVARTCDGMGDGRVRIAITLPVYAPQYEPEHLALAPLFRQQARDYQALAQRYGLTFTQDGHRAGTLALAHRELGLLGPTSFMSHCIDLTEEDIALCHETGTSIVHNPSAIMSILGRCPVPELIEANVTVAIGSDGAAPDRGYDMFRHMFQCMHYHRRHFRDPDILPQGKVLEMVTIDAARALSMEHEIGSLEVGKKADIILIDLFKPHLMPMNMPVHRVTCFANGADVCTTIVDGKVLMEDYVVHAVDEAAVLAEVQAESERMLDRSGLRHLTQESQSLWRSARYQSPG; this comes from the coding sequence GGACGATCAACGGCGCGTCATCGAGGACGGCGCCGTGGCCGTGCACGGCGACCGCATCGTGGCGGTGGGGCGCACCTATGAACTGCGCGCGCGCTTCACGGCGCACAAGATCATCGATGCCCGTAACAAGGCGGTGCTGCCGGGCCTGATCGACAGCCACGCCCACGCCGGCCACGCCATGCTCAAGACCATTGGCGGCGGGGAGGGCGATGCCTGGATGCAGGCGTGCCAGACCATCTACACCTCGGCTTCCGGCGTGGAGTTCTGGGAGGTCGAGGCCAAGTTGTCGGCGCTGGAACGGCTCAAGTGCGGCACCACCACCGGCGTCTCGCTGTTGGGCGGGGGCGATTCGATCATGCGGGTCGATGATCCGGTCTATGCGCAACGTCACGCTCGGGCAGTGGCCGACATCGGTACCCGCTCGGTGGTCGCCGTCGGGCCGTCGCGGCCGCCAGCGCCGCGCACTTATCTGGACTGGTCGAGCGAGCCGCCCATTCGCCGTGACGTCAGTTTCGAGACCATGTTCGAGGTCTGCGAAGAAGTCGCCCGGACCTGTGACGGCATGGGCGACGGCCGGGTACGCATCGCTATCACCTTGCCGGTGTACGCGCCACAGTACGAGCCCGAGCATCTGGCGCTGGCACCTTTGTTCCGCCAGCAAGCTCGGGATTACCAGGCGCTGGCTCAGCGTTACGGCCTGACGTTCACCCAGGATGGCCACCGCGCCGGCACGCTGGCGCTGGCCCATCGTGAACTGGGTTTGCTTGGCCCAACTTCCTTCATGTCGCACTGCATCGACCTGACCGAAGAAGACATCGCCCTGTGCCACGAGACCGGGACCAGCATCGTGCACAACCCGAGCGCGATCATGTCGATCCTGGGGCGTTGCCCGGTGCCGGAGTTGATCGAGGCCAATGTCACGGTTGCCATCGGCTCCGATGGCGCCGCCCCGGACCGTGGCTACGACATGTTCCGCCACATGTTCCAGTGCATGCACTACCACCGCCGGCATTTCCGCGACCCGGACATCCTGCCCCAGGGCAAAGTCCTGGAAATGGTCACCATCGATGCCGCCAGGGCGCTGTCGATGGAGCATGAGATCGGTTCGCTGGAAGTCGGCAAGAAAGCCGACATCATCCTGATCGACCTGTTCAAGCCGCACCTGATGCCGATGAACATGCCGGTCCACCGCGTCACCTGCTTCGCCAACGGCGCGGACGTGTGCACCACCATCGTCGACGGCAAGGTCCTGATGGAGGACTACGTCGTGCACGCCGTCGACGAGGCCGCCGTGCTGGCCGAGGTGCAAGCGGAGTCGGAACGCATGCTGGACCGCAGCGGCTTGCGCCATCTCACACAAGAATCGCAAAGCCTCTGGCGCTCGGCGCGGTATCAATCCCCCGGTTAA